The following coding sequences lie in one Pontibacter sp. G13 genomic window:
- a CDS encoding DUF5335 family protein, producing MMGSRQAIPYDEWQNRLQTFTSGNEGRMTILTTQGAIVARDMEFVDAEYDPVNTGNQLIITLKNGNNIFRHSIYAPVEMQIVRAWDGEVGTFEIIDQNGEVTQLSLIKRFE from the coding sequence ATGATGGGAAGCAGACAGGCAATTCCTTATGATGAATGGCAAAATAGGCTCCAGACCTTCACCAGCGGTAATGAGGGACGGATGACGATCCTGACTACACAGGGAGCCATCGTAGCACGAGACATGGAATTCGTTGATGCGGAATACGACCCCGTCAATACTGGCAATCAGCTGATCATCACCCTCAAGAATGGCAACAACATTTTCAGGCATTCTATCTATGCCCCTGTGGAAATGCAGATTGTACGCGCTTGGGATGGAGAAGTCGGAACCTTTGAAATCATTGACCAAAACGGCGAAGTCACCCAACTATCGCTCATCAAACGATTCGAGTAG